The following coding sequences are from one Paracoccus alcaliphilus window:
- a CDS encoding IS256 family transposase produces the protein MHDDTITRLPDPSGFAADALTEVIRAGARKLIEQAIEAEMAALLATFSDEKLGDGRARLVRHGTLPEREVLTGIGPVAVKVPRLRDRGPGEDKISFTPSILPRYLRKAKSVEELLPWLYLKGVSTGDFTEALAALLGPNAKGLSATTITRLKADWWHDYEAWQKRDLDARRFLYIWADGVYFKPRMAEEKQCVLVIVGADEYGRKELLAMTDGFRESTQSWREVLLDLRRRGLKQDPKLAIGDGALGFWAALREVFASTREQRCWVHKTMNVLNALPQSVQAKAKGHLHDIWQAGTRAEAEAAFDFFVETYGVKWDKAVDKLVKDRSALLTFYDYPAEHWKHIRTSNPIESTFATVRHRTKRTKGCLSRQTGLAMAFKLMIAAQGKWRKLDGRNRLPEIIQGVEFRDGLRQLQNAA, from the coding sequence ATGCACGACGATACCATCACCCGACTGCCCGATCCATCGGGTTTCGCGGCAGACGCGCTGACCGAAGTGATCAGGGCTGGCGCGCGCAAACTCATTGAGCAGGCGATCGAGGCGGAAATGGCGGCGCTCTTGGCCACCTTTTCAGACGAGAAGCTCGGCGATGGCCGAGCCCGGCTGGTGCGCCACGGAACCTTGCCCGAGCGCGAGGTGCTGACCGGGATCGGACCGGTTGCGGTGAAGGTGCCGCGCCTGCGCGACCGGGGTCCCGGCGAGGACAAGATCAGTTTCACCCCCAGCATCCTGCCGCGCTACCTTCGCAAGGCGAAATCGGTCGAGGAGTTGTTGCCATGGCTTTACCTCAAGGGCGTCTCCACGGGCGATTTCACCGAGGCGCTGGCGGCGCTCTTGGGACCGAACGCCAAGGGGCTGTCGGCCACGACGATCACGCGGCTGAAGGCCGACTGGTGGCACGACTACGAGGCCTGGCAGAAACGCGACCTTGATGCGCGTCGTTTCCTCTACATCTGGGCCGACGGCGTCTACTTCAAGCCGCGGATGGCTGAGGAAAAACAATGCGTTCTGGTGATCGTGGGCGCCGATGAATATGGCCGCAAGGAGCTGCTGGCGATGACAGACGGCTTTCGTGAAAGCACGCAAAGCTGGCGCGAGGTGCTGCTGGATCTGAGGCGGCGTGGTCTGAAACAGGATCCGAAACTGGCCATCGGCGACGGCGCCCTGGGGTTTTGGGCGGCCCTGCGGGAGGTCTTCGCCTCGACGCGGGAACAACGGTGCTGGGTCCATAAAACGATGAACGTTCTCAATGCGTTGCCGCAATCGGTGCAGGCCAAGGCGAAGGGTCATCTGCACGACATCTGGCAGGCCGGGACCCGCGCCGAGGCGGAGGCGGCCTTCGATTTCTTCGTCGAAACCTACGGCGTCAAATGGGACAAGGCGGTCGACAAGTTGGTCAAGGATCGCAGCGCGCTGCTGACTTTTTACGACTACCCGGCCGAACACTGGAAGCACATCCGGACATCAAACCCGATCGAAAGCACCTTCGCCACGGTCCGCCACCGGACGAAACGCACCAAGGGGTGCCTAAGCCGCCAGACCGGCCTCGCCATGGCGTTCAAGCTGATGATCGCCGCGCAGGGCAAATGGCGCAAGCTCGATGGCCGGAACCGGTTGCCCGAGATCATCCAAGGGGTTGAGTTCCGCGACGGCCTGCGCCAACTTCAAAACGCCGCCTGA